In one window of Paraflavitalea soli DNA:
- a CDS encoding TonB-dependent receptor has protein sequence MRRSTQIILCFLLAVVSTINVVAQVTTSSITGVIKTDKGDALVGATVTLKHEPTGSVFTVVTRTGGRFDVANIPPGGPYSVKVSYVGYSDFTRGDINIPLGEKFDLQATLAGAGVELTAVTISAGRRSNTVKTGASTNISNRLVQNLPNVARNLTNLTRLTPQANGNSFAGMNNRYNNITIDGSLFNNNFGRSGDGMVPGGASSAISIDAVDQIQVNIAPYDVRQSGFVGGGINAVTRRGTNNWYGTVYGYYRNQDFNGKKVKGQTVPNADRSNKTFGASIGGPIIKDKLFFFVNYEQEDRTQPGQTFVAKKDAADAGPNVTGVLASDLDKLKQFLLTEYKYDPGIYQGYDFKTDNKKFLGRIDWNITSKHRLTLRYTQSETNDDDQINSTSGPINRINSNSRRGGRGTGGLNFSGSNFKNNVIVKSGVLELNSNFSSKITNQLIASYTDNQLKRVPNSTAAFVDIMRDADNVYTSFGTDLFSYQNSISDKALNIANNVTINLGQHTVTGGVSYDYMQFANSFTSGAGPSYYRYASLQDFLDKKAPVQFTVAYDPTNRLGIKVPEAKFAQLGIYAQDVWAPSNKFKLTYGLRVDLPFYPYKPDRNPALEGITFKDPDGNDEHFDVSKWPDQKPLFSPRVGFTYDPEGDKSIIVRGGTGLFTGRIPFIWLVNQVGDNGVIRAAFIASNAASSNPKLADILYNPDRNTYIPAQGDIPPVGTSIPAGRPSYSAVDKDFKMPQVWRSNLAVDKRFAGNYVFTLEAIYTKQVNNAFFRNANLGAQNGNLAGADKRPYYNTRLNDNINQMIVLDNTSKGYSFSLTGQIQKTFANNWEAGLAYTWTLAEEVAIGSSDQSASGFNTNNIIYNPNKPDQGPSNYAIPHRIVANASKRFNYWGGRTATTIGLFYSAQPQERYTYRYGTDINNDGQSNDMLYIPKDASEIKFVEGYKPSTTNPRTYTAKEQSDAFFAFIESDKYLRKHKGQYIEKYGALLPWSHTLDIRVLQDFNFTAGGRKHTIQFSVDLLNALNLINSQWGYRYQYTLGTFQDMGILGKPSNFNKDNPTFTLDADNLPKSGYQANYSTTSTWGIQLGLRYIFN, from the coding sequence ATGAGAAGATCCACACAGATCATTTTGTGTTTTTTGCTGGCGGTTGTCAGCACCATCAACGTGGTGGCGCAGGTCACTACCAGTAGTATCACCGGCGTTATCAAAACCGATAAGGGAGATGCGTTGGTGGGAGCTACTGTGACCCTTAAACATGAACCTACGGGATCCGTATTTACCGTGGTAACAAGAACCGGCGGCCGCTTTGATGTAGCCAACATCCCTCCCGGTGGTCCTTACTCCGTAAAAGTTTCTTATGTAGGGTATTCAGATTTTACCAGAGGGGACATTAATATTCCGTTGGGCGAAAAGTTTGACCTGCAGGCCACGCTGGCCGGTGCAGGTGTGGAATTGACGGCGGTAACCATCAGTGCCGGCCGCAGAAGCAATACCGTCAAGACCGGCGCTTCTACCAACATCAGCAACAGGCTGGTACAGAACCTGCCCAACGTGGCCCGTAACCTCACCAACCTCACCCGTCTTACCCCACAAGCCAACGGCAACAGCTTTGCCGGTATGAATAATCGTTATAACAATATTACCATTGACGGTTCTTTGTTCAACAACAACTTTGGCCGCAGCGGTGATGGTATGGTGCCTGGCGGCGCCTCTTCTGCCATCTCCATTGATGCGGTAGACCAGATACAGGTGAACATTGCACCTTACGATGTACGCCAGTCGGGCTTCGTAGGTGGTGGTATCAATGCCGTTACCCGCCGTGGTACCAATAACTGGTATGGAACTGTGTATGGCTATTACCGTAACCAGGATTTTAACGGTAAAAAAGTAAAAGGCCAGACTGTACCCAATGCCGACCGTTCAAATAAGACCTTTGGCGCCAGCATTGGTGGTCCGATCATTAAGGACAAACTGTTTTTCTTTGTTAACTATGAGCAGGAAGACAGAACACAACCCGGCCAAACCTTTGTAGCCAAGAAAGATGCGGCAGATGCAGGCCCCAACGTGACCGGCGTACTGGCCAGCGACCTGGATAAATTAAAGCAATTCCTGCTCACCGAATATAAATATGATCCAGGTATCTACCAGGGGTATGATTTCAAGACGGACAATAAGAAATTCCTGGGCCGTATAGATTGGAACATTACTTCCAAGCACCGTTTAACCCTCCGCTATACGCAGTCTGAAACCAATGATGATGACCAGATCAACTCAACCAGTGGTCCCATCAACCGTATCAACAGCAACAGCCGTCGTGGTGGCCGCGGTACGGGTGGTTTGAATTTCTCCGGTTCTAACTTCAAGAACAATGTGATCGTAAAATCGGGTGTATTGGAACTGAACTCTAATTTCAGCTCCAAGATAACCAACCAGTTGATTGCTTCTTATACCGACAACCAATTGAAGCGTGTCCCCAACAGTACGGCCGCTTTTGTTGATATCATGCGTGATGCCGACAACGTGTATACTTCATTTGGTACAGATCTTTTCTCTTATCAGAACAGCATCAGCGATAAGGCCCTGAACATTGCCAATAACGTAACCATTAACCTGGGTCAGCATACGGTTACAGGTGGTGTTAGTTATGACTACATGCAATTCGCCAATTCATTTACCAGTGGAGCTGGTCCCTCATACTATCGCTATGCTTCTTTGCAGGACTTCCTGGACAAAAAAGCCCCTGTTCAGTTTACAGTAGCTTATGATCCAACTAACCGTCTTGGCATTAAAGTACCCGAAGCCAAGTTTGCGCAATTGGGTATCTATGCACAGGATGTATGGGCACCTTCCAACAAGTTTAAGCTGACCTATGGTTTGCGGGTGGATCTGCCTTTCTATCCTTATAAGCCTGATCGTAATCCTGCCCTTGAAGGCATTACCTTCAAAGATCCCGATGGCAATGACGAACATTTTGACGTAAGCAAATGGCCTGACCAAAAACCTTTGTTCTCTCCCCGTGTAGGTTTTACCTATGACCCAGAAGGCGATAAGTCAATCATTGTACGTGGTGGTACCGGCTTATTCACTGGCCGTATTCCTTTCATCTGGCTGGTAAACCAGGTAGGTGATAATGGAGTGATCCGGGCTGCATTCATCGCTAGTAATGCTGCAAGCTCCAATCCGAAGCTCGCCGACATCCTTTACAACCCTGACCGGAACACCTATATCCCTGCACAGGGCGATATACCTCCGGTAGGCACCAGCATCCCGGCAGGACGTCCTTCTTATAGCGCGGTAGATAAGGACTTTAAAATGCCGCAGGTATGGAGAAGTAACCTGGCTGTTGACAAACGTTTTGCCGGTAATTATGTCTTCACCCTCGAAGCCATTTATACCAAACAGGTAAATAATGCCTTTTTCCGGAACGCCAACCTGGGAGCACAAAACGGCAACCTGGCGGGTGCAGACAAGAGACCTTATTATAATACCCGGTTGAATGACAATATCAACCAAATGATCGTATTGGATAATACCAGCAAGGGCTACAGCTTTTCGCTAACAGGCCAGATACAAAAAACCTTCGCTAATAACTGGGAAGCTGGTTTAGCTTATACCTGGACATTGGCTGAAGAAGTAGCCATCGGTAGCTCAGACCAAAGCGCCAGCGGTTTCAACACCAACAATATCATCTATAATCCAAACAAACCCGACCAGGGACCATCTAATTATGCCATTCCTCACCGTATTGTAGCCAACGCGTCTAAACGCTTCAATTACTGGGGTGGCAGAACAGCTACCACCATTGGCCTGTTCTACAGTGCGCAACCGCAGGAAAGGTATACTTATCGCTATGGTACTGATATTAACAACGATGGTCAGTCCAACGACATGTTGTACATACCCAAAGATGCTTCTGAGATCAAATTTGTGGAAGGATACAAACCCAGTACCACTAACCCAAGAACCTATACGGCCAAGGAACAAAGCGATGCGTTCTTTGCTTTCATTGAAAGCGACAAATACCTGCGTAAGCACAAAGGTCAGTATATTGAAAAATATGGAGCCTTGCTTCCCTGGTCACACACGCTTGACATCCGGGTATTGCAGGATTTCAATTTCACAGCCGGTGGAAGAAAACACACTATTCAGTTCAGTGTTGACCTGCTCAATGCACTTAACCTGATCAATTCACAGTGGGGTTATCGCTACCAGTATACTTTGGGTACCTTCCAGGATATGGGTATCCTTGGGAAGCCTTCTAACTTCAACAAGGACAATCCTACGTTTACACTTGATGCAGATAATCTGCCTAAATCTGGCTACCAGGCTAACTACTCTACTACCAGCACATGGGGTATACAGTTAGGTCTGCGTTATATCTTTAATTAA
- a CDS encoding bifunctional 3,4-dihydroxy-2-butanone-4-phosphate synthase/GTP cyclohydrolase II, translating into MLDTIESAIEDIKNGKMVIVVDDEDRENEGDFITAARNVTPEVINFMSKHGRGLICTPLPEARCEELQLGLMVNNNTALHETAFTVSVDLLGHGCTTGISAHDRAKTIQALIDPATKPEDLGRPGHIFPLRAKTGGVLRRAGHTEATVDLAQLAGFEPAGVLVEIMNEDGSMARLPELEEIAKKFDLKIISIKDLIEYRIKRDSLIEEIVRVDMPTQFGHFKLIAFREKSTDMEHLALIKGEWKPDEPVLVRVHSSCFTGDILGSMRCDCGDQLHTAMEMVEKEGKGVIVYMNQEGRGIGLVNKLKAYKLQENGYDTVEANLHLGFPMDKRDYGIGAQILRALNVTKLRLMSNNPKKRAGLLGYGLEIVEAVPIEICPNPHNEKYLTTKRDKLGHEILKG; encoded by the coding sequence ATGCTCGATACAATAGAAAGTGCGATAGAGGATATCAAAAACGGGAAGATGGTCATTGTGGTAGATGACGAGGACCGCGAAAATGAAGGTGATTTCATTACGGCCGCCCGCAATGTAACACCCGAGGTGATCAATTTCATGAGTAAGCACGGCCGGGGCCTTATCTGTACTCCTTTGCCGGAAGCCCGTTGTGAAGAATTACAGCTGGGACTGATGGTTAATAATAATACAGCCCTGCACGAAACAGCTTTTACCGTTTCTGTCGACCTGCTGGGCCATGGCTGCACTACCGGCATCTCCGCCCACGACCGGGCCAAAACGATACAGGCATTGATCGACCCGGCTACCAAACCGGAAGACCTGGGCCGCCCGGGGCATATCTTTCCCTTGCGTGCCAAAACAGGTGGGGTTTTACGCCGGGCCGGCCATACAGAAGCTACTGTAGACCTGGCTCAACTGGCTGGTTTTGAACCTGCTGGCGTATTGGTAGAGATCATGAATGAAGATGGTTCTATGGCGCGGCTGCCGGAACTGGAAGAAATAGCCAAAAAGTTTGACCTTAAGATCATTTCTATAAAAGACCTTATTGAATACCGTATCAAACGCGATAGCCTCATTGAAGAAATTGTACGCGTAGATATGCCCACGCAGTTCGGTCATTTCAAGCTGATCGCTTTCCGGGAAAAGAGCACGGATATGGAACACCTGGCCCTGATAAAAGGGGAGTGGAAACCAGATGAACCAGTACTGGTAAGGGTGCATTCTTCCTGTTTTACCGGCGATATCCTGGGTTCTATGCGCTGTGATTGTGGCGATCAGCTGCACACGGCCATGGAAATGGTGGAAAAAGAAGGCAAGGGTGTTATTGTATACATGAACCAGGAGGGCAGGGGCATTGGCCTTGTCAATAAACTGAAAGCATATAAACTCCAGGAAAATGGATACGATACGGTAGAAGCCAATCTCCATTTGGGTTTCCCGATGGACAAACGTGATTATGGTATCGGCGCACAAATACTGCGGGCATTGAATGTGACCAAATTGCGTCTCATGAGCAACAACCCCAAGAAAAGGGCGGGTCTCCTGGGCTATGGACTGGAGATCGTGGAAGCAGTGCCTATTGAGATATGCCCCAACCCACACAATGAAAAATACCTCACTACCAAGCGTGATAAGTTAGGTCACGAAATATTGAAAGGATAG